TATCCGAACGAGCAGGGGTGAGAGACGTCCGCCCGACGAGTCGTTCCATTCCGGGGAAGGTATCGAGCGACACGTCGACAGGACCGTCCCTTGACGTAGCCTGGGACGGGGCGACGACGTGCTGTTCGGTCTGGCCGTCCCGTTCGACGGTCACGACGTAGTAGGGGACCTGAACCGTCGTCGGCTCGGGCTGTGGGGGATCAAACGAGGTCCGCGTCCGCTGGATCCGTTCGACGAGTTCGTGCTGCTGGTCGACGAACTCGTGGATCTCGGAGACGACCTCGCCGGTCGTGGATTCGATCCGGTCGTGGCGCCGCTGTTCGACCGCTTGGTTTTGGGACTGGAGGGTCTGCCAGGTCGTCGTGACGTGTTCGACGAAGGGTTGCTCGATTCCTTCCTCGAACTCCTCTTCGTCGATCTCGAAGATGTGAGCACCAAGATCTCGAATCCGTTTCGCGGCCTTCTCGTCGAGTTCCTCGTGTTTTCGCTCGTATCGCTCCGCGATCCGATCGAGTTGGCGTTCGAGTTCCTCGTGTTCTGTCTCGATACGCTCCTGTTCGGCCGTGATCTGTGGACGGATCTCTCTGACCTCCGCGACCCGCTCCATCATCTTCATCTCGGCCTGGGCCTGGATCGATTCATAAATCGCATCGATGAGCTCTTCGAAGCCCTCTTTCGCGACTGTGTGGACCTTTTTGACTTCTTGCCGGACTTCCTTGACAGACTTGAGAATATCACCGACCGTCTGGTGAATCCGCTTGAGGATCGGATGTAGGTCGTCGTTCCCAGCCATGGGTTAGGCCCCCCTCCGGTCGGGATGATTCGCACTGTTCTGGTTGATCGTGTGCGCGAGCCGTGCCGCGTTTTTGTCCTCCTCGGCCTGTTTTTTCCTCGCACGCTCGTCCTCTGCTGCCTGCTGGGCGGCGAGGAACTCACGCTGACGCTGGCGTTCGTCCTCGCGTAACATCTCAGCCCGTTGTTCGGCCTCGGACTCGGCCTGTTCGATACGGTCGTTGACGACCCCTTCGGTTTCTTCGAGGACGCGTTCGGTCTCCTCGTCGATCGTCTCGAATGCCTGGGAGACGTCTTGCCGGAACTGGTTTATCTTCTGTTCTTGCAGGCGATCGTACTCATCCATCAGGTCGCCGAGGACGTCGACCATCCCCTGTTTGGCCCGTGCCTCCGTCTGGAGATCCCGGATCTTCGAGCGGATGTCCTTGATGCGTTCTTCCACGGTCCGGATCTCCTCGCGTTGCTGTTCGTACTCGCGTTCTTGCAGTTCGGCTTTCTGGTCCTCGATAGACTCGTAGATCTCTCGACGCTGGTCGTCCTTCTCGATCCAGAGCTGTTCCCACACGTCAAGGACGATCTCGTCACGGATGCGATGTCGAGGGATCCCCGCTGCCGGGTCAAACGACGACCGGCAGGTGTCACAGTACCACTCACCGTCGTCGCGAACTTCGAGTTGTGACTCGATGTCGTCTGTCATGCAGTCCGGGCAGTAGAAGTGATACGAGACGAGTCCGAACATGTCGCTGGCCCGTCGAATGTGATCGTTGAGCAAGTCCGTCGCCAACTCTTGGAGTCCGGAGAGGTCGTTGGCGATACGGCGGCTCTGTTCACTCACGTCGAGCAGGACAGATTCTCCATGGTCCTCGTCGGCCATCGACTCGAACTCGTCGAACGTCCGGACCTGTTCTGTCGCTTCCTCCTGCGACAGCGATACGCCCCCAGCGTCGACAGTGTCGTTCTCGGCCGACGGGACCAACCGAGACAGCGAATCGATAGCTGGGTCCCCCTCATCAAGGACCGGGGCGGAAATCTCGTGGGTCTGACTGTCGTTGATCTCCGATCTAATGGTCGAAATGGTCTGGACGAACTCCTTTTCAACGTCGGTTTCGTCGGTCATCACGACAGGGTACTCACTCATCGAGTCCAGCGTCTGTTTGACCTGCTGTGCGTGTTCCGGGCTATCGAGAAGGCGCAACTGAAACTGTTTTGACTCGATCGATTCCGTCGCGTCGAAGACCACCGTCCCGTCGTCGTCGGGGACGAGATGACCCGTCCAGTAGCCCTTCTCGATCGACGTGACAGTCGGCTCTGGACTCCGGGAACGAACGTAGGCGCCGCCGCCGACACCGCCAACGATACCGACCCCAGCAAGCGCCAGTCCCGGTCCGGATTGGTTGGACGCCACCAGGGCGATCCCCGCGATCATCACAACGACGGCCGACACGACGACGAGTTTTAGTCGGGACCACTGCTGCTCGTAGTGATCTTCGAGGTCGTCGCTGACGGCCTCGTGAACCGCGATCGATTGGGCGTGTCGTTCGTCGACACCGTTCGAATTGACGTACACCACAGAGGGTATGCGCATATGTAGCACATATCTCGTAGAAGGCATGATACATAGTTCCTACGCCTGGTAACCGCTCCGTCGGGTGGCGTCACGAGACTCGACTCCGCGATCACGAACCGAATAGCTCGCGTAGCTGCCTGAACAGAGAACCAGCCACGTCCGAGAGGCTGCGTTCGATCTCAGTCGCTTCCGTCGTCTCGCCCGACGAGCGAGTCGCCTCGGAACGACGGAGGCTATCCGTTTCAATACCGACACGTTCCCGGTCGAGAGTCCCGGACGCCTCGCCGGCGATACCGGGAGCGTCCGTCCGTCTCTGCCAGGGGAACGTCCGCATCTCCGTCGACTGGGACTGGTCCCGGATTGTATCGAGGACGCTGCTGTCTTCCGCACGAGCGGCGAAGGAACTCCCCTCGGCGAAATCGCTTCGAGCGCGATGACGGCTCGTCGATCCGCCGACATCGGTCGAATAAGTACCACCGGAACAGCACAGAAGCGACACCGACTCGTCGAGGACAACCGCACGGAACAGCGCAGTCAGATCACGTCGGAAATCGAGCATCGATTCGTATCGCTCGTCCCGTTTTTTCGCAAGGGCCGTTCCGAGGACCCCATCGACCGCTGCTGGAAGGTCGGGATCGACCTGTGTCGGCGGGTCAGGTGCATCAGTGAGATGGTGGTTCATCACCGCTTTGGCGGTGCCTGTAAACGGTGGATGCCCGGTCAGGAGCTCGTACACTACTGTCCCGAGCTGGTAGATGTCAGTTCGATCGTCCGGCGGCCCGAGCGTCTCGGGATCGAACTGTTCCGGTGCCGAGTACCGCGGTGAGAGTCCGTTCACCTCCTGTGAGTGGTGCAACAACAGTTTGGACAGTCCCCAGTCGCTCACCTTCGGAACGTCCCAGGTTCGGTCGTCGGTCGTCCGAAACAGCACGTTCTCGGGTTTCAGATCGAGATGTGCGACACCGTAGCGGTGGGCGTC
This window of the Halapricum desulfuricans genome carries:
- a CDS encoding serine/threonine-protein kinase — its product is MPAAPAIDVDLSTLEEQAQIGIGGTADVTKMRAPDGTVLAVKQPRLQGTLDRELAQRVVSEAETWEQIDSHDGIVGIVDWGSTPVPWIALEYMDGGSLADRTGEIDFGEALWIGAWVANAVRDAHRYGVAHLDLKPENVLFRTTDDRTWDVPKVSDWGLSKLLLHHSQEVNGLSPRYSAPEQFDPETLGPPDDRTDIYQLGTVVYELLTGHPPFTGTAKAVMNHHLTDAPDPPTQVDPDLPAAVDGVLGTALAKKRDERYESMLDFRRDLTALFRAVVLDESVSLLCCSGGTYSTDVGGSTSRHRARSDFAEGSSFAARAEDSSVLDTIRDQSQSTEMRTFPWQRRTDAPGIAGEASGTLDRERVGIETDSLRRSEATRSSGETTEATEIERSLSDVAGSLFRQLRELFGS